In a genomic window of Staphylococcus taiwanensis:
- a CDS encoding sensor histidine kinase yields MGEISSLIYLIFPYYGVYLTIHRHDFLLNLIVVIVFTIAYAGLILFHEKLRHTTNLILLFIHFLAIIYFVYAFAPTLSLFFFFSAFALPFLFKVGVKSLEFIMLISSMIACIIITILTTNHFYVLTILIYYIVILAVLFGNFRVMKERAFRRQIEEKNQYINVLIAERERNRIGQDLHDTLGHVFASLSLKSELAVKLIDKDPEKAKEEIDNINEISKETLKKVRHIIENLKVQSFEEEIQAINHTLKDTNIHFYFENKRGASALNPTKQSIISMILREAVNNTIKHADATEIDGKIEAGSDKIKLIISDNGKGIKNPDEINLKSINERAALLNGTVEVTSINGTTVTITIPREGIQ; encoded by the coding sequence ATGGGAGAAATATCTTCATTAATATATCTAATATTTCCTTATTATGGGGTATATTTGACGATTCATCGACATGATTTCCTATTAAATTTAATTGTCGTTATTGTTTTTACAATAGCTTACGCAGGGTTAATCCTTTTTCATGAAAAATTAAGACATACTACTAATTTGATTTTATTATTCATTCACTTTTTAGCGATAATTTATTTTGTTTATGCTTTTGCACCAACCTTGTCATTATTCTTTTTCTTTAGTGCATTTGCTCTACCTTTTCTATTCAAAGTAGGTGTAAAATCGTTAGAATTTATAATGCTAATTAGTTCTATGATTGCATGTATTATTATCACGATTTTAACGACTAATCATTTTTATGTACTAACTATTTTGATATACTATATCGTTATTTTGGCAGTACTGTTTGGTAATTTTAGGGTGATGAAAGAAAGAGCATTTCGCCGACAAATCGAAGAGAAAAATCAATATATTAACGTATTAATAGCAGAAAGAGAACGTAACCGTATTGGTCAAGATTTACATGATACACTTGGACATGTATTTGCGAGTTTGAGTTTAAAATCTGAGTTAGCAGTTAAGTTAATAGACAAAGATCCAGAGAAAGCGAAAGAAGAAATCGATAATATTAACGAAATTTCTAAAGAAACATTAAAAAAAGTTAGACATATCATTGAAAATTTAAAGGTTCAAAGTTTTGAAGAAGAAATTCAAGCTATCAATCATACTTTGAAAGATACTAATATTCATTTTTATTTTGAAAATAAAAGAGGGGCAAGTGCACTAAATCCAACTAAGCAATCCATCATTTCAATGATATTAAGAGAAGCAGTCAATAATACTATTAAACATGCGGATGCTACTGAAATTGATGGCAAAATAGAAGCTGGTTCAGATAAGATTAAGTTAATTATTAGTGACAATGGTAAAGGGATTAAAAATCCTGATGAAATAAACCTTAAAAGTATAAATGAAAGAGCCGCATTATTAAATGGTACAGTTGAAGTTACTTCAATCAATGGCACAACTGTTACAATCACTATTCCGAGAGAAGGTATACAATGA